A genome region from Altererythrobacter aquiaggeris includes the following:
- the pstC gene encoding phosphate ABC transporter permease subunit PstC: MSPVILLLLALGLGLAGWLAARARAWSFKTAAKNGRIAALPNYHAWYVALWIVIPVVGFIAVWSVIAPQLVTNSVLASPAASELPAFGMERQQILSEARAVASGNSNAVFNAASRDFVEPYREAISRTNWIGIVATLAIALLCGIWSFLRLKPDFTARTRVERTVMIVLLLASLVAILTTVGILVSLIFETVRFFGMVDPWAFLTGTHWGPDPMANPDNPDPTRYGAIPLFWGTIFIGAIIAMIVAIPLGLMSAIYLTQYAKPSWRRWLKPMLEILAGVPTVVYGYFAALTVAPVVRDAAVAIGITNASSESALAAGLVMGVMIIPFVSSMADDSIAAVPQAMRDGSLAMGATTSETISKVLVPAALPGIVAGIMLAISRAIGETMIVVMAAGAAANLTANPLEAMTTVTFQIVAMLTGEGSFDHPATLSAFALGFVLFMVTLGLNFVALRVVKRFREAYE; the protein is encoded by the coding sequence ATGTCGCCAGTCATCCTGCTTCTCCTGGCCCTCGGGTTGGGCCTTGCTGGATGGCTGGCGGCCCGCGCACGTGCGTGGAGCTTTAAAACCGCAGCCAAGAACGGTCGCATAGCAGCGCTGCCGAATTACCACGCGTGGTATGTCGCGTTGTGGATCGTCATTCCGGTTGTCGGATTCATCGCAGTCTGGAGCGTTATCGCGCCGCAACTGGTCACAAATTCGGTTCTGGCCAGTCCGGCTGCTAGCGAGCTGCCGGCATTCGGCATGGAACGGCAGCAAATTCTTTCCGAAGCACGTGCGGTTGCATCGGGAAACTCGAATGCCGTCTTCAACGCAGCATCACGTGACTTTGTCGAGCCTTATCGCGAGGCTATTTCGCGAACGAACTGGATCGGTATCGTCGCCACGCTGGCAATCGCGCTGCTGTGCGGAATATGGTCTTTCCTACGCCTGAAGCCCGACTTTACCGCGCGCACGCGCGTCGAACGCACGGTGATGATTGTATTGCTGCTCGCGTCACTGGTCGCAATCCTCACCACCGTGGGTATTCTGGTCAGTCTGATTTTCGAAACCGTCCGTTTTTTCGGTATGGTCGATCCATGGGCATTTCTGACAGGCACGCATTGGGGCCCAGACCCGATGGCCAATCCCGACAATCCTGATCCCACGCGGTACGGGGCAATTCCGCTATTCTGGGGCACGATTTTTATTGGCGCGATAATCGCGATGATTGTGGCAATTCCGCTTGGTTTGATGAGCGCGATATACCTGACCCAATACGCCAAACCATCCTGGCGCAGATGGCTCAAGCCAATGCTGGAAATCCTCGCCGGTGTACCGACCGTGGTTTACGGATATTTCGCAGCGCTGACAGTCGCTCCGGTGGTCCGCGACGCCGCCGTGGCTATCGGCATCACCAATGCATCCAGTGAAAGCGCACTGGCGGCGGGTCTGGTTATGGGTGTGATGATCATCCCGTTCGTGTCATCGATGGCAGACGATTCCATTGCCGCCGTTCCGCAGGCCATGCGCGACGGCAGCCTTGCAATGGGCGCTACTACGTCAGAGACAATCAGCAAGGTTCTTGTGCCGGCAGCCCTGCCCGGCATTGTGGCCGGTATCATGCTCGCAATCAGCCGAGCGATTGGCGAAACGATGATCGTGGTGATGGCAGCCGGGGCGGCCGCAAATCTAACTGCCAATCCGCTCGAAGCGATGACCACCGTAACTTTCCAGATTGTCGCGATGTTGACCGGCGAGGGCAGCTTCGATCACCCCGCCACGCTGAGCGCGTTTGCACTCGGCTTTGTCCTGTTTATGGTGACGCTTGGTCTGAATTTTGTTGCCCTGCGCGTCGTCAAACGGTTCCGTGAGGCGTATGAGTAG
- the pstA gene encoding phosphate ABC transporter permease PstA — translation MSRSHAPTRTPEFEARLKKRYASEKRFKSLGLGAIVFSVLILAFLLVSMTMNGIGGFQRAELSVPIDFTQTGIAADAGTLSQPNAAQSLEAQGLPQVVEFAAQQSLGDEGAAQLGTQAWRVVANAIIANPAILSRTVSFDLPATEDLAAAYSGDGQAALQPLAKRLSEQGHLSKNFDMGFLTRSDATNPQQVGIWGALKGSILTMIVTLALAFPIGVLAALYLEEYAPKNRWTDLIEVSINNLAAVPSIIFGLLGLAVFLWLFPNMRSAPLIGGMTLALMTMPVIVIAGRNAIKAVPPSIRDGALAIGASPVQVVFHHVLPLALPGILTGTIIGMARALGETAPLLMIGMRAFVATPPDGFTSPATVLPVQIFLWSDEIDRGFVERTSAAIIVLLLFLLLMNGLAIYLRNRFEKSW, via the coding sequence ATGAGTAGGTCGCACGCCCCGACGCGCACACCGGAATTCGAAGCCCGGCTAAAGAAGCGCTACGCGTCAGAGAAGCGGTTCAAATCGCTTGGTCTTGGCGCAATTGTGTTCTCGGTTCTGATCCTGGCATTTCTGCTGGTTTCGATGACGATGAATGGGATAGGCGGGTTTCAGCGCGCAGAACTGTCTGTGCCGATCGATTTCACGCAAACCGGGATTGCGGCCGACGCGGGCACACTGTCACAGCCAAACGCTGCGCAATCACTGGAAGCCCAGGGCCTCCCTCAGGTTGTCGAGTTTGCAGCCCAGCAAAGTCTCGGTGATGAAGGCGCCGCACAGCTGGGCACTCAGGCGTGGCGTGTCGTTGCCAACGCCATCATCGCGAACCCGGCAATTCTGTCACGCACTGTGAGTTTCGATCTTCCCGCAACGGAAGATCTGGCTGCTGCCTATTCGGGTGACGGTCAGGCTGCTCTGCAACCGCTGGCGAAACGATTGTCCGAGCAAGGGCATCTGTCGAAAAACTTCGACATGGGTTTCCTGACCCGCTCAGATGCGACCAATCCGCAGCAAGTTGGCATCTGGGGCGCATTGAAAGGGTCGATCCTTACGATGATCGTCACATTGGCTCTGGCCTTTCCAATAGGTGTGCTGGCCGCGCTCTATCTGGAAGAATACGCGCCGAAGAACCGCTGGACCGACCTTATCGAAGTATCGATCAACAATCTCGCAGCGGTGCCATCGATCATTTTCGGCCTGCTGGGGCTGGCGGTTTTTCTCTGGCTGTTTCCCAATATGCGTTCCGCACCGCTGATCGGCGGTATGACATTGGCGCTTATGACCATGCCCGTGATCGTGATCGCCGGGCGTAATGCGATCAAGGCTGTCCCGCCTTCGATCCGCGACGGCGCATTGGCAATCGGTGCATCGCCGGTGCAGGTTGTGTTTCATCACGTGTTGCCGCTTGCCCTGCCGGGTATATTGACCGGTACGATTATCGGAATGGCCCGTGCGCTGGGCGAAACAGCGCCGCTGCTGATGATCGGCATGCGCGCATTCGTGGCAACCCCACCCGATGGTTTTACCTCGCCAGCAACCGTATTACCCGTGCAGATATTCTTGTGGTCGGACGAAATCGACCGCGGCTTCGTCGAACGCACATCTGCAGCAATTATTGTGCTATTGCTGTTCCTATTGCTGATGAATGGCCTGGCCATTTATCTGCGCAACCGATTTGAGAAGAGCTGGTGA
- the pstB gene encoding phosphate ABC transporter ATP-binding protein PstB, with product MTARGVSVYYGDKMAIDDVSIDIPTEYVTAFIGPSGCGKSTFLRTMNRMNDTIPSARVEGEITLDGEDIYKSGMDVVQLRARVGMVFQKPNPFPKSIFDNIAYGPKIHGLAETKDEIAEVVERSLRRAGLWEEVKDRLDDSGTALSGGQQQRLCIARAIAVDPEVILMDEPCSALDPIATAKIEELIDELKGRYAIVIVTHSMQQAARVSERTAFFHLGKMVEYGRTSDIFTNPRETRTKDYITGRYG from the coding sequence ATGACCGCGCGCGGCGTTTCGGTTTACTACGGCGACAAAATGGCGATCGATGACGTTTCGATCGATATTCCAACCGAATATGTCACGGCGTTTATCGGCCCATCAGGGTGCGGAAAATCGACTTTTCTGCGAACCATGAACCGCATGAATGATACAATCCCATCTGCCCGGGTCGAGGGAGAAATTACACTCGACGGGGAAGACATTTACAAGTCCGGCATGGATGTGGTGCAGCTGCGTGCACGGGTGGGAATGGTATTCCAGAAGCCTAATCCCTTTCCAAAATCGATCTTCGACAACATCGCTTATGGCCCGAAAATTCACGGACTTGCCGAAACCAAGGACGAAATTGCCGAAGTTGTCGAACGGTCACTGCGGCGTGCCGGCCTTTGGGAAGAGGTAAAGGATCGCCTGGACGATAGCGGCACCGCGCTTTCGGGCGGCCAACAGCAGCGGCTGTGTATTGCGCGCGCTATTGCGGTCGATCCCGAGGTTATCCTGATGGATGAGCCCTGCTCTGCCCTGGATCCGATTGCGACGGCAAAGATCGAAGAACTGATCGACGAGTTGAAAGGCCGCTACGCCATCGTCATCGTCACGCACTCAATGCAGCAGGCTGCGCGCGTTTCCGAACGGACGGCCTTCTTCCATCTTGGCAAGATGGTGGAATATGGTCGCACCAGCGACATTTTCACTAATCCCCGTGAAACGCGCACGAAGGATTATATTACGGGACGGTACGGCTGA
- the phoU gene encoding phosphate signaling complex protein PhoU — MASEHTVKAFDEDITRLRGLIAEMGGLAEVAIQESLEAMVNGDEELARAVVKRDKKIDALEAEVDRLAVRVIALRAPMADDLREVIAALKIAGVVERIGDYSKNIARRVGEIEDRKRFEPLTLLSAMGEVAAEMVHDVLTAYAARDPVIARDVIRRDDKVDAFYDSIFRNLVSYMVENPATISSAAQLLFVARNIERIGDHATNVAEMVHFAATGDYPPDDEA, encoded by the coding sequence ATGGCCTCCGAACATACAGTTAAAGCCTTTGACGAGGATATTACCCGGCTACGCGGTCTGATCGCGGAAATGGGAGGACTGGCAGAAGTCGCTATCCAGGAATCGCTCGAAGCCATGGTCAACGGTGACGAGGAGCTTGCGAGAGCAGTTGTCAAACGGGATAAGAAGATTGACGCTTTGGAGGCGGAGGTTGACCGGCTTGCAGTGCGGGTGATCGCCTTGCGCGCGCCAATGGCCGACGATTTGCGCGAAGTCATTGCCGCGCTGAAAATTGCCGGGGTGGTCGAGCGGATCGGTGATTACTCGAAAAACATCGCCCGCCGCGTTGGCGAGATCGAGGACCGCAAGCGCTTCGAGCCGCTGACGCTGCTGTCTGCAATGGGCGAAGTCGCTGCTGAAATGGTCCACGACGTATTGACCGCATATGCCGCACGCGACCCGGTTATCGCGCGCGACGTAATCAGGCGTGATGACAAGGTCGATGCATTTTACGATAGTATCTTCCGCAATCTGGTCAGCTATATGGTCGAAAACCCGGCGACGATCAGCAGCGCTGCACAATTGTTGTTCGTTGCGCGCAATATCGAACGCATCGGCGACCACGCAACCAATGTGGCGGAAATGGTCCATTTTGCAGCAACTGGCGATTATCCGCCCGATGACGAAGCCTGA
- the phoB gene encoding phosphate regulon transcriptional regulator PhoB — protein MSHAKLLLVEDDPALSELLEFRFQKEGYDVRSTPDGDEAMLLASEDVPDLIILDWMIEGTSGIEVCRRLRRNEHTRHVPIIMLTAREDEDDRIRGLETGADDYLTKPFSPRELIARVSAVMRRVRPALAGEIIVVGDLKLDPVAHQIERGGKRLQLGPTEYRLLKFFMESPRRVFSRGQLLDGVWGTDSDIELRTVDVHIRRLRKAIEIDGSNDPIRTVRSAGYALEPGQI, from the coding sequence GTGAGCCACGCTAAATTACTGCTCGTCGAAGATGATCCGGCGCTATCCGAATTGCTCGAATTCCGTTTCCAGAAAGAAGGATACGACGTCCGTTCGACACCGGACGGCGATGAAGCCATGTTGCTTGCCAGCGAAGATGTGCCCGATCTGATCATTCTGGACTGGATGATCGAAGGCACCAGCGGGATCGAGGTTTGCCGCCGCCTGCGGCGGAACGAGCACACCAGGCACGTACCGATCATCATGCTGACCGCCCGCGAAGATGAAGATGACCGGATCCGCGGCCTTGAAACGGGGGCAGACGACTATCTGACCAAACCGTTCAGTCCGCGCGAACTGATTGCACGCGTATCGGCAGTCATGCGCCGCGTAAGGCCCGCCCTGGCAGGAGAGATCATTGTCGTCGGCGATCTGAAACTAGATCCGGTTGCCCATCAAATCGAGCGTGGTGGCAAACGCCTGCAGTTGGGACCAACCGAGTACCGGCTGCTCAAGTTTTTTATGGAAAGTCCGCGCAGGGTTTTTTCACGCGGGCAATTGCTTGATGGTGTCTGGGGGACAGATAGCGACATCGAGCTGCGCACAGTCGATGTACATATCCGCCGCTTGCGTAAAGCAATCGAGATCGATGGTTCAAACGATCCCATCCGCACTGTGCGCTCAGCCGGCTATGCGCTGGAGCCTGGACAGATCTAG
- a CDS encoding extensin family protein, producing MDIRRYVGQFRLDRVLVGILVLLAAAVAALVWLDENPQHNPWAPLDLRDPPGRATAMKLVTLRAEPQQCRAVLARSQVAFETLAPAGEGPCRREDRVIVDGLVMSPQTPATTCAIGAAAHHWLVRSVKPAAREILGSDLSKVEHFGAYSCRRLYGRGTGGWSEHATGNALDIAAFVLADGRRIALIDAWGGEGAEAKFLRAVRDDACAIFGTVLSPDYNSAHRDHFHFDQARRGYRGVCR from the coding sequence TTGGATATCCGCCGTTACGTAGGCCAATTTCGATTGGATAGGGTGCTGGTCGGCATTCTGGTGCTTTTGGCTGCCGCCGTTGCGGCGTTGGTGTGGTTGGACGAAAACCCGCAACACAATCCGTGGGCACCGCTTGATCTGCGCGATCCGCCCGGCCGTGCAACCGCAATGAAGTTGGTGACTTTGCGCGCAGAGCCGCAACAGTGCCGCGCCGTTCTTGCGCGCAGCCAGGTCGCATTCGAAACGCTTGCGCCTGCCGGGGAAGGGCCGTGTCGGCGCGAAGATAGAGTGATCGTTGACGGGCTTGTCATGTCTCCGCAAACTCCGGCTACAACCTGTGCCATCGGGGCTGCGGCGCATCACTGGCTCGTTCGCTCGGTCAAGCCGGCAGCCCGCGAGATCCTCGGCAGCGACTTATCCAAGGTCGAGCATTTTGGCGCCTATAGCTGCCGCAGACTTTACGGGCGGGGGACGGGTGGGTGGAGCGAACATGCCACCGGAAATGCGCTCGACATTGCCGCGTTCGTGCTGGCCGATGGCCGGCGTATCGCGCTGATTGATGCTTGGGGAGGCGAGGGGGCTGAAGCGAAATTTCTGCGTGCTGTACGCGATGACGCCTGCGCAATTTTCGGAACAGTCCTATCGCCTGACTATAATTCCGCGCACCGCGACCATTTTCACTTTGATCAGGCCCGCCGCGGATATCGCGGTGTGTGCCGCTAG
- a CDS encoding UdgX family uracil-DNA binding protein (This protein belongs to the uracil DNA glycosylase superfamily, members of which act in excision repair of DNA. However, it belongs more specifically to UdgX branch, whose founding member was found to bind uracil in DNA (where it does not belong), without cleaving it, appears to promote DNA repair by a pathway involving RecA, rather than base excision.), protein MISARSSDTAAYFSVVMPAPDDFSHWRERARQSVQCGIAPERIAWLETDTVGDLFGGGNELPEPDADAPMPRASRRFLTLAKNAALHSDAERFALLYRLLWRLQSNPRIMEDKTDSDVRRVEELDRTVRRDSHKMHAFVRFRLIESGTREDDHYVAWFEPDHHIVRANAGFFRRRFANMKWSILTPRGCLHWDGEVMREGPPAQKSDAPGDDPAEELWLKYYASTFNPARLKVGAMVKEMPKRYWKNMPEAALIPELIAGAQSREAQMVTAGEQETDPMPVTLEAVKQAVSGCGNCPISQLDNRPVMGEGPADADLMIVGEQPGDNEDLQGRPFVGPAGQLLDLHLEQAGIDRSAAYVTNAVKHFKYTMRGKRRIHQSPAAKEIDTCRWWLEAERAIVSPKIILALGASAARSMLGKTVSITRARGIPHELDDGSELWITAHPSYLLRLEGTARAEQARLFDADLAAVKSRLENFAKQAA, encoded by the coding sequence ATGATATCTGCGCGCAGTTCCGATACAGCGGCCTATTTCAGCGTGGTGATGCCGGCACCGGACGATTTTTCCCATTGGCGCGAGCGGGCGCGGCAATCAGTCCAGTGCGGGATTGCGCCTGAACGGATAGCGTGGCTGGAAACTGACACGGTGGGTGATTTGTTTGGAGGAGGCAATGAGTTGCCTGAGCCCGATGCTGATGCGCCAATGCCTCGGGCGAGCCGGCGTTTTCTGACGCTGGCAAAAAACGCAGCCCTGCATTCCGACGCTGAGCGTTTTGCGCTTTTGTATCGCCTATTATGGAGGCTCCAATCCAATCCGCGCATCATGGAGGATAAAACCGACAGCGATGTGCGTAGAGTGGAAGAACTGGACCGGACAGTTCGCCGGGACAGTCACAAAATGCACGCATTCGTCCGGTTCCGGTTGATTGAAAGCGGAACACGCGAAGATGACCATTATGTTGCCTGGTTCGAACCGGACCATCATATCGTTCGCGCAAATGCCGGTTTTTTCCGCCGCCGGTTTGCGAATATGAAATGGTCGATCCTCACTCCGCGTGGCTGCTTGCACTGGGACGGGGAAGTTATGCGAGAGGGGCCACCGGCGCAAAAATCGGACGCGCCGGGCGATGATCCGGCCGAAGAATTATGGCTGAAATACTATGCTTCCACCTTCAATCCCGCACGGCTGAAAGTCGGCGCCATGGTGAAGGAAATGCCAAAACGATATTGGAAAAATATGCCTGAGGCGGCCCTGATACCCGAGTTGATAGCCGGAGCCCAATCAAGAGAAGCGCAGATGGTAACTGCCGGAGAACAGGAAACTGACCCCATGCCTGTCACACTAGAGGCCGTGAAACAGGCAGTGTCGGGATGCGGCAATTGCCCGATCAGCCAATTGGATAATCGTCCGGTTATGGGCGAGGGCCCGGCTGATGCAGATTTGATGATCGTGGGCGAACAGCCCGGCGATAATGAAGATTTGCAGGGCCGGCCATTCGTGGGGCCGGCAGGGCAATTGCTTGATCTGCATCTTGAACAAGCCGGCATCGACCGCAGCGCCGCCTATGTCACGAATGCCGTAAAGCATTTTAAATACACCATGCGCGGAAAAAGACGTATTCATCAGTCTCCGGCCGCGAAGGAAATTGATACCTGTCGCTGGTGGCTGGAGGCGGAGCGCGCGATTGTGAGTCCGAAAATTATTCTCGCACTTGGTGCGAGTGCTGCCCGCTCGATGTTGGGAAAGACGGTGAGTATTACTCGCGCCCGCGGCATCCCGCACGAGCTCGACGATGGTAGCGAACTCTGGATTACAGCACATCCATCCTACCTGCTCAGGCTTGAAGGTACTGCGCGAGCCGAACAAGCCCGGTTGTTCGACGCGGATCTTGCGGCAGTGAAATCCCGGCTTGAAAATTTTGCGAAACAAGCAGCCTGA
- a CDS encoding putative DNA modification/repair radical SAM protein, whose amino-acid sequence MKQISTLEKLGILADAAKYDASCASSGTAKKNSLGGKGIGSTEGMGICHAYAPDGRCISLLKILLTNHCIFDCHYCINRKSSNVRRARFTPQEVADLTLNFYRRNYIEGLFLSSGIIKSSNFTMEQLVETARILREEHDFRGYIHLKSIPEADPELAYQAGLYADRVSINVELPTKAGLARLAPDKNSLQIEGAMGEVKAAITENKDARKHFKNAPKFAPAGQSTQMIVGADAASDADIVQKASLLYSGFGLRRVYYSAFSPIPDASAVLPLKRPPLIREHRLYQSDWLMRFYGYQATEVMAATDAAGNLPLDIDPKLAWALKFRDAFPLDVNRAGREQLLRVPGLGVRAVNQIISARRHRTLRLDDVAKLTVSIAKVRPFICAIDWRPTALTDRADLRNLLAPKQEQLELFAA is encoded by the coding sequence ATGAAGCAGATCTCGACACTGGAAAAATTGGGAATCCTCGCGGATGCCGCAAAGTATGATGCATCGTGTGCTTCGTCAGGAACCGCGAAAAAGAACAGTCTTGGCGGCAAGGGTATCGGTTCAACCGAAGGCATGGGCATCTGCCATGCCTATGCCCCCGATGGACGATGTATCTCGCTGCTGAAAATTTTGCTTACCAATCACTGCATCTTCGATTGTCATTATTGCATCAACAGGAAAAGTTCGAATGTGCGCCGAGCGCGCTTTACTCCGCAGGAGGTTGCCGACCTGACGCTGAACTTTTACCGGCGCAATTATATCGAGGGTCTGTTTCTTTCTTCGGGCATTATCAAAAGTTCGAATTTTACGATGGAGCAATTGGTAGAGACTGCACGAATCCTGCGCGAAGAACATGATTTTCGCGGGTACATCCACCTGAAATCGATCCCGGAAGCCGATCCCGAACTTGCGTATCAGGCCGGGCTTTATGCGGATCGTGTGTCAATCAACGTAGAACTCCCGACCAAGGCTGGTCTGGCCCGCCTTGCGCCGGACAAGAACTCTCTCCAGATCGAAGGTGCGATGGGCGAAGTGAAGGCTGCAATTACCGAAAACAAGGATGCGCGAAAGCACTTCAAAAATGCTCCGAAGTTTGCCCCGGCAGGACAATCGACACAGATGATTGTTGGCGCGGATGCTGCGTCCGATGCGGATATAGTGCAGAAGGCAAGCTTATTGTACAGCGGGTTTGGCTTGCGGCGGGTCTATTATTCAGCGTTCAGTCCGATCCCCGATGCCAGTGCGGTTTTGCCGTTGAAGCGACCGCCGCTGATTCGCGAACATCGATTGTATCAGTCGGATTGGCTGATGCGGTTTTACGGTTATCAGGCAACGGAAGTTATGGCGGCGACTGACGCTGCGGGGAATTTGCCGCTCGATATTGATCCCAAACTTGCTTGGGCGCTGAAATTCAGGGACGCATTTCCGCTCGATGTAAACCGGGCAGGGCGCGAACAATTGCTGCGCGTGCCGGGCTTGGGCGTGCGGGCGGTGAACCAGATTATTTCAGCCCGGCGTCACCGGACTCTGAGGCTGGACGACGTCGCGAAATTGACAGTTTCAATCGCAAAGGTGCGCCCTTTCATTTGCGCAATCGACTGGCGTCCAACTGCCTTGACTGATCGTGCCGATCTCCGCAATCTGCTCGCGCCCAAGCAGGAGCAGCTTGAACTGTTTGCTGCGTGA
- a CDS encoding carbonic anhydrase family protein translates to MRLIASLAMITMAISPVASAKDWTFGDGQMPERWSLINSDYALCDSGLMQSPIDLGNANAIGNVSLSTNYGSTTGQVKLGTEKVQVDFPAGMGMMSGDKAFALIQVHFHTPAEHAIDGKRHPLVGHFVHATEAGELGVLGIMFEEGEANPALQTIIDASAAGDGTDVSFDINDMLPDDISVFRYMGSLTTPPCSEGVNWHVSKGTMTASGAQIAALYNLLGDTSRSLQPLGSRLLVAPAD, encoded by the coding sequence ATGAGATTGATCGCCTCACTCGCCATGATTACCATGGCTATTTCGCCTGTTGCCAGCGCGAAGGATTGGACTTTCGGCGATGGCCAGATGCCTGAACGCTGGTCGCTGATAAACAGTGATTACGCATTATGTGACAGCGGCCTGATGCAATCGCCGATCGACCTGGGTAATGCCAACGCAATCGGTAATGTATCCCTCAGCACGAATTATGGATCTACGACCGGCCAGGTCAAACTCGGCACTGAGAAGGTCCAGGTGGATTTTCCTGCCGGAATGGGCATGATGTCCGGCGACAAGGCGTTTGCACTCATCCAGGTCCACTTCCACACGCCTGCCGAACACGCGATCGATGGGAAACGTCATCCGCTGGTCGGCCATTTTGTGCACGCGACCGAAGCGGGTGAGCTTGGCGTGTTAGGCATCATGTTCGAGGAGGGCGAAGCCAACCCCGCGCTGCAAACAATTATCGACGCAAGCGCAGCGGGAGACGGTACAGACGTGTCGTTTGACATCAACGATATGCTGCCTGACGACATATCTGTCTTCCGGTACATGGGTTCGCTTACAACGCCGCCTTGCAGCGAAGGGGTAAACTGGCACGTGTCGAAGGGCACGATGACAGCAAGCGGGGCGCAGATTGCCGCGCTGTATAATTTGCTCGGAGATACTTCACGCTCGCTGCAACCATTGGGTAGCCGCTTGCTGGTAGCTCCAGCCGACTAG
- a CDS encoding pyridoxamine 5'-phosphate oxidase family protein — MKYADANAEEIKTEFWESLASSSFLMLQLDSDNKTAVPMTAQLDKDANSSIWFFTQKNSSFAALGDATATFESKGHDIFARFHGKLRVEDSKERFDQFWNNFVEAWYDGGKDDPDILFLRMDLGDAEIWNGDMGLLNVAKMALGMNVHDEAEKQHTETTL; from the coding sequence ATGAAATACGCCGATGCAAATGCCGAAGAAATCAAAACGGAATTCTGGGAATCACTGGCCTCTTCATCCTTTCTGATGCTGCAGCTGGATAGCGACAACAAGACCGCCGTCCCGATGACTGCGCAGCTGGATAAAGACGCCAACAGCTCGATTTGGTTCTTCACGCAGAAAAACAGTTCGTTTGCCGCGCTGGGCGATGCAACTGCGACCTTTGAGAGCAAGGGTCATGACATATTTGCCAGGTTCCACGGGAAGTTGCGCGTCGAAGACAGCAAGGAGCGCTTCGATCAGTTCTGGAACAACTTTGTCGAAGCCTGGTACGATGGCGGAAAAGACGATCCGGACATCCTGTTTCTGCGGATGGACCTGGGCGATGCGGAAATCTGGAATGGCGACATGGGTCTGCTGAACGTGGCGAAGATGGCGCTGGGCATGAATGTCCATGACGAGGCTGAAAAACAGCACACCGAAACGACGCTTTAG